In the bacterium genome, one interval contains:
- a CDS encoding MlaD family protein, which translates to MEVFRSEVRSGILILVSAVILAVGIFLISDIRSFWEHKREIVVLFKYADGISKGSPVWYAGMEVGEVTKVALASEREDRIALSLRVEPQVRVRRDSRAYIRSLGMMGAKYVELSPGSPEAAELQPGEWLEGETPVSMSEILETGQRIARGLEETLGEIQGMIREIRAGGGIPQTVQSAAAFLEELRQRNRDLESIFRRVDELLASSQSSMKRLSVSIEGVAQQLNSTLGRGGDELVAFLQELRETNRSLQERMANLEANILPVLGFAREGLMEAKGLVGDARHILDVNDQNLYLLLLQLEETSRHLQALSEDLRAHPWKIVWKGDGDLSLGGPSKGTEEWRSKGRVGRHGKE; encoded by the coding sequence ATGGAAGTCTTCCGCTCAGAGGTTCGTTCAGGCATTCTGATCCTTGTCTCAGCGGTCATCCTGGCTGTGGGGATCTTTCTCATTAGCGACATCAGAAGCTTTTGGGAACACAAACGCGAGATAGTGGTGCTTTTCAAGTATGCAGATGGCATCTCCAAGGGCTCACCGGTGTGGTACGCAGGCATGGAGGTGGGGGAGGTAACCAAGGTGGCCCTGGCATCGGAAAGAGAGGATCGCATTGCCCTGAGCCTTCGCGTGGAACCCCAGGTGAGGGTGAGAAGGGATTCCAGAGCGTACATAAGAAGCCTGGGGATGATGGGTGCCAAGTACGTGGAGCTCTCTCCAGGCTCCCCCGAGGCTGCGGAACTACAGCCAGGTGAATGGCTGGAGGGGGAGACTCCTGTTTCCATGTCAGAGATCTTGGAGACCGGGCAGCGCATAGCCCGGGGTCTGGAGGAAACCCTGGGGGAAATACAAGGCATGATCCGGGAGATCCGGGCCGGAGGTGGAATCCCCCAGACAGTGCAAAGCGCTGCAGCTTTTCTGGAGGAGTTGAGGCAAAGGAACAGGGACCTGGAGAGCATATTCCGAAGGGTGGACGAACTGTTGGCCAGTTCCCAGAGTTCCATGAAAAGACTGTCAGTTTCCATCGAAGGGGTGGCCCAGCAGCTCAACAGCACCCTGGGAAGGGGAGGTGACGAGCTGGTGGCATTCCTCCAGGAGCTAAGGGAGACCAACCGTTCCCTCCAGGAGCGCATGGCAAACCTGGAGGCCAACATTTTGCCTGTTCTGGGCTTTGCCCGAGAGGGGCTCATGGAGGCCAAGGGGCTTGTGGGGGATGCCCGCCACATCCTGGATGTCAATGATCAGAATCTGTACCTGCTCTTGCTGCAACTGGAGGAAACATCCAGACATCTCCAGGCCTTGAGCGAAGACCTGAGAGCCCACCCCTGGAAGATAGTTTGGAAGGGGGATGGGGACCTCAGCCTGGGAGGGCCCTCCAAGGGCACGGAGGAATGGCGCTCAAAAGGAAGGGTGGGACGCCATGGGAAAGAGTAG
- a CDS encoding ABC transporter ATP-binding protein, translating to MVENGEKGVIIRVQDLVKTFGGRVVLDGINLDIQQGQVTAIMGGSGCGKSTLLRHLIGVLRPDSGHIWVRGRDITRFTEEEMENYRKRFGMLFQGGALLNSLTVKDNIALPLREHTRLEEKIIGMIVKMKLELVGLRDFEHLKPAQLSGGMQKRVALARALALDPEIVFYDEPTSGLDPVVSGVIDQLIGDLSRRLGITSVVVTHDTRSAFRIAHKIVVLFKGKVVAQGSPEEIRSSEDPLVQQFLAGSPDGPIPLRQSSRDYLEDLLDME from the coding sequence ATGGTGGAGAATGGAGAAAAGGGAGTGATCATAAGGGTTCAGGACCTGGTCAAGACCTTCGGGGGCAGGGTGGTTTTGGATGGGATCAACCTGGACATACAGCAAGGACAGGTCACTGCCATCATGGGAGGCAGCGGCTGCGGGAAAAGCACTCTGCTAAGGCACCTCATAGGGGTGCTTCGGCCAGACTCAGGGCACATCTGGGTGAGAGGCAGGGACATCACCCGCTTCACAGAAGAGGAGATGGAGAATTACAGGAAGCGCTTCGGAATGCTTTTCCAGGGCGGCGCCTTGCTCAACTCTCTCACGGTCAAAGACAACATAGCCTTGCCTCTGCGGGAGCACACCAGGTTGGAGGAAAAGATCATAGGTATGATAGTCAAGATGAAGCTGGAGCTGGTGGGCCTGAGGGATTTCGAGCACTTAAAACCTGCCCAGCTCAGCGGGGGGATGCAGAAGAGGGTGGCCCTGGCCAGAGCCCTGGCCCTGGATCCCGAGATCGTCTTTTATGATGAGCCCACCTCAGGCCTGGATCCTGTGGTAAGCGGAGTCATAGACCAGCTCATAGGTGACCTGAGCCGCAGGCTGGGGATCACCTCCGTGGTGGTGACCCATGACACCAGAAGCGCCTTTCGCATTGCCCACAAGATAGTTGTGCTCTTCAAGGGCAAGGTGGTGGCCCAGGGAAGCCCAGAGGAGATAAGGAGCTCTGAAGATCCCCTGGTACAGCAGTTCCTGGCAGGTAGCCCGGATGGGCCCATACCCCTTAGGCAATCCAGCCGAGACTATCTGGAGGATCTCCTGGACATGGAATGA
- a CDS encoding STAS domain-containing protein produces MRVELQERAPGVYLVRPQGEVDMSTSPELRKVLVPLFCPGTRLVLVDLSQVPYMDSSGIATLVEGLQLSHRGSIGFALAGLSASVRAAFEVAHLMEVFRVVSDLEDALREVCAR; encoded by the coding sequence ATGAGGGTAGAGCTGCAGGAGAGAGCACCAGGGGTCTATCTGGTAAGACCCCAGGGTGAGGTGGACATGAGCACATCCCCGGAGTTGAGGAAGGTCTTGGTGCCCCTTTTTTGCCCAGGCACAAGGCTGGTCCTGGTAGACCTTTCCCAGGTGCCCTACATGGACAGCTCGGGCATTGCCACCTTGGTGGAAGGGCTTCAGCTTTCCCACAGAGGGTCCATAGGCTTTGCCCTGGCAGGCTTGAGCGCCTCTGTGAGGGCCGCCTTTGAGGTGGCTCACCTCATGGAGGTGTTTCGGGTGGTATCTGATCTGGAGGATGCCCTCAGGGAGGTTTGTGCCAGATGA
- a CDS encoding nitroreductase, with the protein MELKQAMEVRKSCRAFSKSPVARELIAELLSRAGRAPSALNLQPWEVTVVMGQEVERLARRISKAYLERRTACTPGARRPIPQAHQKRRRESFLPLAETLEKMGLDLERFVGEGSCRFYGAPVALILCMDNSYSMERYLCLGVFVGYLLLAAQDLGLSTCPVGLVAAYAEEIKDQLNIPEEKEVVLGIAVGYPESESPLCAFSTPREPLESFVRWYG; encoded by the coding sequence GTGGAGTTGAAACAGGCAATGGAGGTCAGGAAGAGCTGCAGGGCCTTTTCCAAGAGTCCTGTGGCAAGGGAACTGATAGCTGAGCTTTTGAGCAGAGCGGGAAGGGCTCCCTCTGCCCTCAATCTGCAACCCTGGGAGGTAACGGTTGTGATGGGCCAGGAGGTGGAGCGCCTGGCTAGGAGGATTTCCAAGGCCTACCTGGAAAGACGGACCGCATGCACCCCGGGGGCCAGACGCCCCATCCCCCAGGCACATCAAAAGAGGAGGAGAGAAAGCTTCCTGCCTCTTGCCGAAACACTGGAAAAGATGGGATTGGATCTGGAGAGATTCGTAGGGGAGGGGAGCTGTAGGTTCTACGGTGCTCCAGTGGCTTTGATCCTCTGCATGGACAACTCCTACTCCATGGAGAGGTATCTGTGTCTGGGGGTTTTTGTGGGGTATCTATTGCTGGCTGCTCAGGATCTGGGCTTGAGTACCTGCCCCGTGGGCCTGGTGGCGGCCTATGCTGAAGAGATCAAAGACCAGCTCAACATACCAGAGGAAAAGGAGGTGGTGCTGGGCATAGCCGTGGGATATCCGGAAAGCGAGTCCCCCCTTTGTGCTTTCTCAACGCCCAGGGAGCCCCTGGAAAGTTTTGTCAGGTGGTATGGCTGA
- a CDS encoding ATP-binding protein, which translates to MSIHLQELSGPILLEIPGDPAALFLVRSVVERLARQLGFPEQRVVRLTQAVDEACSNVIRHAYGGKSQERICLKFILSRERLEVHVRDFAWAPDPSKLVPRDLGEVRPGGLGLHLIRAGADEVHYEVVPGQKGCLLRLVLFRNLEGGSS; encoded by the coding sequence ATGAGCATACACCTGCAGGAGCTCAGCGGACCCATACTGTTGGAAATCCCCGGGGATCCGGCAGCGCTTTTCCTGGTGCGTTCTGTGGTGGAAAGACTGGCCAGGCAATTGGGCTTTCCCGAACAGCGGGTGGTGCGTCTTACTCAGGCCGTGGATGAAGCCTGCTCCAATGTGATCAGGCACGCATACGGGGGAAAGAGCCAAGAGCGCATCTGCCTTAAATTCATTTTGTCCAGGGAGCGCTTGGAGGTGCACGTGCGGGATTTTGCATGGGCTCCGGACCCATCCAAGCTGGTCCCCCGTGACTTGGGAGAAGTCAGGCCAGGGGGGCTGGGGCTTCACCTGATCAGAGCCGGGGCCGACGAGGTACACTACGAGGTAGTCCCAGGGCAGAAGGGTTGCCTTCTTAGGCTTGTGCTTTTTAGGAACCTTGAGGGAGGTTCATCATGA
- a CDS encoding HDIG domain-containing metalloprotein, whose amino-acid sequence MERYPSRSTCLEMLKRRGVPAHIIAHSMQVNRVARFLAEKLNEQGERLDLGLVDAASLLHDMTKMDGLRTGENHARAAGHILRQMGLPGVARVVEQHVVVEDVPGLVKVTEEEVVNYSDKRVMHDRIVTLEERFEDLKERYGRSAEGRALIGSYLERAKQIERKIFRRLSLKPEDLKEHIQSSAVA is encoded by the coding sequence GTGGAGAGATATCCTTCCAGATCCACATGCCTGGAGATGCTCAAGAGGCGGGGAGTGCCTGCTCACATCATAGCGCATAGCATGCAGGTGAACCGGGTGGCGCGCTTTTTGGCTGAGAAGCTCAATGAGCAAGGCGAGAGGCTGGATCTGGGCCTCGTAGACGCGGCTTCCCTGCTTCACGACATGACCAAGATGGATGGGCTGCGCACTGGTGAGAACCATGCCAGGGCTGCAGGGCACATCTTGAGACAGATGGGTTTGCCAGGGGTGGCCAGGGTGGTGGAACAGCATGTGGTGGTTGAGGATGTGCCTGGACTGGTGAAGGTGACAGAAGAGGAGGTGGTCAATTACTCAGACAAGAGGGTCATGCATGACAGGATCGTGACCCTGGAAGAGAGATTCGAGGATCTCAAGGAGCGATATGGCAGAAGTGCAGAGGGCCGTGCTCTCATAGGCAGTTATCTAGAGAGGGCCAAGCAGATAGAAAGAAAGATCTTCAGGCGCCTTTCCCTGAAGCCTGAAGACCTCAAGGAGCATATCCAGAGCTCGGCTGTGGCTTGA
- a CDS encoding GAF domain-containing SpoIIE family protein phosphatase, with protein sequence MACEEELKAQLASCQERIRRLSMCMEVSRLISSSLDLGEVLDRIMTTSRKLMQADASSLMLLDEKSGDLVFQVAQGQVGERLREGFRLPKGQGIAGCVCQSGEPILVEDAYKDPRFHKDFDERTGYRTRSILCVPLKLKDRIIGVSQVINKLDGTPFTQEDLETFTDLCRHAAIAIENARMHEALLLKERMDRDLALASIVQHSFLPKELPMVEGYSFWAHYSPALEVGGDFYDFIPLKSRRWGLLIGDVSGKGVASALYMARLTSEFRTKALQLGSPSRVVNQMNAQLCHDGQRGTFVTLLYLVLEPATRTVRFVNAGHIPPLVWRSACGRLIKLSEKGGPPLGILSNVSYSCYKFRLAPGDCLLLLTDGLLEARNGRGESFGWQRIEACLGAGSYSPQELLQRLVHALESFRAEAPQADDVTMVALGVG encoded by the coding sequence ATGGCCTGTGAGGAGGAGTTGAAAGCCCAGCTTGCCAGCTGTCAGGAGCGCATCAGGCGGCTATCCATGTGCATGGAGGTCTCCAGGCTCATCAGCTCCTCCCTGGATCTTGGAGAGGTCTTGGACCGCATAATGACCACTTCCAGGAAGCTCATGCAGGCTGATGCCAGCAGCCTCATGCTCCTGGACGAAAAAAGCGGGGATCTGGTCTTTCAGGTGGCACAAGGGCAGGTGGGAGAAAGGCTCAGGGAGGGTTTCAGGCTGCCCAAGGGTCAGGGCATAGCCGGTTGTGTGTGCCAAAGCGGAGAGCCCATCCTGGTGGAGGATGCTTACAAGGATCCCAGGTTCCACAAAGATTTTGACGAGCGCACAGGTTATCGCACCCGCTCCATACTGTGCGTGCCCCTCAAGCTCAAGGACAGGATAATCGGAGTCTCCCAGGTCATAAACAAACTGGATGGAACTCCTTTCACCCAGGAAGACCTGGAGACCTTCACGGATTTATGCCGGCATGCAGCCATTGCCATCGAGAATGCCCGCATGCACGAGGCCCTGCTCCTCAAAGAGAGGATGGACAGAGATCTGGCCCTGGCCTCCATTGTGCAACACAGCTTCCTGCCCAAGGAGCTCCCCATGGTCGAGGGCTACAGCTTCTGGGCCCATTACAGTCCGGCCCTGGAGGTGGGAGGGGATTTCTATGACTTCATACCTCTTAAGTCAAGGCGTTGGGGTTTACTCATAGGCGATGTTTCAGGCAAGGGGGTGGCCTCAGCTCTTTACATGGCCAGACTGACCTCTGAGTTCAGGACAAAGGCCCTGCAACTGGGGAGCCCGTCCCGAGTAGTGAATCAGATGAACGCCCAGCTTTGCCACGATGGCCAGAGAGGAACCTTTGTCACATTGCTCTATCTTGTCCTGGAGCCTGCAACCAGGACCGTTCGTTTTGTCAATGCCGGTCACATTCCACCCCTTGTATGGAGATCTGCTTGCGGCCGGCTCATAAAGCTTTCGGAGAAGGGAGGCCCTCCTCTGGGGATCTTGAGCAATGTGTCTTATTCCTGCTACAAGTTCAGGCTTGCACCTGGGGACTGCCTTCTGTTGCTGACTGATGGGCTCCTGGAGGCCCGCAATGGAAGAGGGGAGAGTTTTGGGTGGCAAAGAATAGAGGCCTGTCTTGGCGCAGGATCTTACTCGCCTCAAGAGCTCTTGCAAAGGCTGGTACATGCATTGGAAAGCTTCAGGGCAGAGGCACCCCAAGCCGATGATGTGACCATGGTGGCCCTGGGGGTCGGATGA
- a CDS encoding tetratricopeptide repeat protein produces the protein MGKSSVQKIQGCIQWAIVLGLLSCCTTSPVNHYNRGVSFQDKGEPLKAAQEYKRAMELNPMDPAPRFNLGVLYQDQGQLDLAREQYLAILLAHPKYTPAWINLSSLQETQGQLQEAEESLNKAMESDRDSALAPSHLGFFFLRQGRINEAEKTFLLALQRDPAWANAHFGLGLVAEARGEKNKALSAFKEAAKKNPMDLEAHIKAAALLVELGDQQEAIRHLRLAAKIAPSRGETFLSLGKLLFQTGQWREAQEAYERALHLGMDPRACHLSLSQIHERLALEEHMAYQRNLLEKRGSEIRHGQGP, from the coding sequence ATGGGAAAGAGTAGTGTCCAAAAGATCCAAGGGTGCATCCAATGGGCCATTGTGTTGGGTCTCTTGAGCTGTTGCACCACTTCACCCGTGAACCATTACAACCGAGGGGTTTCCTTCCAGGACAAGGGTGAGCCCCTGAAAGCAGCCCAGGAATATAAAAGGGCCATGGAACTTAACCCCATGGATCCAGCCCCCAGATTCAACCTTGGGGTGCTTTACCAGGACCAGGGACAACTGGATCTGGCCCGGGAACAATACCTGGCCATCCTTTTGGCTCATCCCAAATACACCCCTGCCTGGATCAATCTATCTTCGCTTCAGGAAACACAGGGACAGCTCCAGGAGGCTGAGGAGTCCCTGAACAAGGCCATGGAATCGGACAGGGACTCTGCCCTGGCCCCCTCGCACCTGGGATTTTTCTTCTTGAGGCAAGGCCGGATCAATGAGGCTGAAAAAACATTTTTGCTCGCCCTTCAGAGGGACCCTGCCTGGGCCAATGCTCATTTCGGGCTGGGGCTGGTAGCCGAAGCCAGAGGGGAAAAGAACAAGGCCTTGTCCGCCTTTAAAGAGGCTGCCAAGAAAAATCCCATGGATCTGGAGGCGCACATCAAGGCCGCAGCTCTTCTCGTGGAATTGGGGGACCAGCAAGAGGCCATCCGCCACCTTCGCCTGGCTGCCAAGATAGCACCGTCCAGGGGAGAGACCTTCCTGAGCCTGGGAAAACTGCTTTTCCAGACAGGCCAATGGCGTGAGGCTCAAGAGGCCTACGAGAGGGCCCTGCACCTGGGAATGGACCCAAGGGCCTGTCATCTGAGCCTGAGCCAGATCCACGAGAGGCTGGCCCTGGAGGAACACATGGCATACCAAAGAAACCTTCTTGAGAAAAGAGGCTCGGAAATCCGCCATGGCCAGGGCCCCTGA
- a CDS encoding ABC transporter permease has translation MSRQKGQDTAVLLFLQHLSSIYHLFVETLRWTLVKPFQGKPLRVHAVFLQMDEVGVKSLPIVCLVSFFIGIILVLQTAYQLEKFGAVNYAASLSSVALTRELGPLLTAIVVAGRVSAAFTAELGTMMVTEEILALEVMAIHPIAYLVVPRLLAMVVMLPCLTVVADLVGMVGGYVVGTTAVGIRPTLYIETAIEAMLLKDVLTGLIKSVVFALIIAMVGCYMAFVVKGGAEGVGRATMVSVVTSLILIILADCFFTTLFYLFL, from the coding sequence ATGAGCCGCCAGAAAGGGCAAGACACGGCGGTTTTGCTTTTTCTCCAGCACCTGAGCAGCATATATCATCTTTTTGTTGAGACCCTTCGCTGGACCCTTGTCAAACCCTTCCAGGGCAAGCCCCTGAGGGTGCATGCTGTTTTCCTGCAGATGGATGAGGTGGGGGTGAAATCCCTTCCCATAGTCTGCCTGGTCTCCTTTTTCATCGGCATCATCCTGGTGCTTCAGACAGCCTACCAACTGGAAAAATTCGGGGCAGTCAACTATGCCGCAAGCCTCTCCAGCGTGGCCCTCACCAGGGAGCTGGGCCCTCTTCTGACTGCCATAGTGGTGGCCGGAAGGGTCAGCGCTGCCTTCACGGCTGAGCTGGGCACCATGATGGTCACCGAAGAGATCCTGGCCCTGGAGGTGATGGCCATCCATCCCATAGCTTACCTGGTGGTGCCCCGTCTGCTGGCAATGGTGGTAATGCTCCCATGTTTGACCGTGGTGGCGGATCTGGTGGGCATGGTGGGGGGGTACGTGGTGGGCACCACAGCCGTGGGAATCCGGCCAACCCTTTATATAGAGACCGCCATAGAGGCCATGCTCCTCAAAGACGTTCTCACAGGCCTGATAAAAAGCGTGGTCTTTGCCCTGATAATAGCCATGGTGGGCTGTTACATGGCCTTTGTGGTCAAGGGGGGCGCCGAAGGAGTGGGGCGTGCCACCATGGTCTCGGTGGTGACCTCCCTGATCTTGATAATCTTGGCTGACTGTTTCTTCACGACCCTTTTCTACTTGTTTCTCTGA